Proteins encoded together in one Sulfuricurvum sp. IAE1 window:
- a CDS encoding SGNH/GDSL hydrolase family protein, whose amino-acid sequence MTKKNIFFYSIMFAITLLVADGMIGLFIYFGQDRLLKTVNEGLKEKMETIEHPYKSYALRSGMKPYEGKYNFDMVIDTYGHTVLQQDANIHAQPKTANELRILTLGGSTTYQPWAFIVAEQLKKKSALNIRAINGGTGGYTSMENLIDLTTSGLSYQPDIVIAYLPINDIYWAGLYPEFKRDYTHMRIPFKTKELSAKPEFTMEYPFVKSLVNVYTYNRKIDEYIANNSLTGSAVRDFNSTFILETKRIANHEKVSATVRDNIYMMKKLCEAKGIRFILITQKVFPTENEYYTIMDRATLQIINDIKRDPLLKDSTILEMQKAMPNTLSESDKICLKKEFPAVKFDFNEKMSYDSMHFNDTALYLFALRLADFLVAGGHVSVQR is encoded by the coding sequence TTGACTAAAAAAAATATCTTCTTTTATTCCATTATGTTTGCGATCACACTATTGGTTGCAGACGGTATGATAGGCCTTTTCATTTATTTTGGCCAAGACAGGCTCCTTAAAACAGTTAATGAAGGGCTCAAGGAAAAAATGGAAACCATTGAACACCCGTATAAGAGTTACGCGCTAAGAAGCGGAATGAAACCTTACGAAGGAAAATATAATTTTGATATGGTCATCGATACGTACGGGCATACCGTTCTCCAACAAGACGCCAATATCCACGCACAGCCTAAAACCGCAAACGAACTCCGCATTTTGACTCTCGGCGGGAGTACAACCTATCAACCCTGGGCTTTTATCGTGGCCGAACAACTCAAAAAAAAATCAGCACTTAACATCAGAGCGATCAACGGTGGAACGGGGGGATATACCTCAATGGAAAACCTAATCGACCTTACAACTTCAGGGCTGTCGTATCAACCCGATATTGTCATCGCTTATCTGCCGATCAACGATATTTACTGGGCCGGTCTTTATCCGGAATTCAAAAGAGACTACACCCATATGCGGATTCCGTTCAAAACGAAAGAACTCTCCGCAAAACCTGAATTCACAATGGAATACCCGTTTGTAAAAAGTCTGGTGAATGTCTATACATACAATCGAAAAATCGACGAGTATATCGCCAATAATAGCCTTACCGGATCGGCTGTTCGGGATTTTAACAGCACTTTTATACTTGAAACGAAACGAATTGCCAATCATGAAAAAGTCAGCGCGACGGTCAGAGACAATATCTATATGATGAAAAAACTATGTGAGGCCAAAGGCATCCGCTTTATTCTCATTACCCAAAAAGTTTTCCCGACCGAGAATGAATATTATACGATCATGGATCGTGCAACACTCCAAATTATCAACGATATCAAGCGCGATCCTCTTTTAAAAGACTCCACTATTCTCGAAATGCAAAAGGCAATGCCGAACACTCTTTCTGAATCCGATAAAATATGCTTGAAAAAAGAATTTCCCGCGGTAAAATTCGATTTTAACGAAAAAATGAGCTATGACTCCATGCATTTTAACGATACAGCTTTGTACCTTTTTGCCCTACGCCTCGCAGACTTTCTAGTCGCCGGCGGTCATGTTTCCGTTCAACGCTAA
- a CDS encoding polysaccharide biosynthesis protein codes for MIKKNIFSNKTLLITGGTGSFGNAVLRRFLDTDIEEIRVFSRDEKKQDDMRKRYNNPKLKFYLGDVRDINSITDAMRGVDYVFHAAALKQVPSCEFYPMQAVQTNVIGTENVLNCAIDANVRKVIVLSTDKAVYPINAMGISKAMMEKVAVAKSRNLSDEQIMIACTRYGNVMASRGSVIPLFIDQIREGKEITITDPAMTRFMMSLDQAVELVLFAFEHGHNGDIFVQKAPAATIELLARTLKNLLGRPDHKINIIGTRHGEKLYETLLTKEEMVHAVDMGDYYRIPADTRDLNYSKFVENGETVVTQAHEYHSHNTHRLDETQLREMLLGLREIRDDLKAFGVL; via the coding sequence ATGATTAAAAAGAATATTTTTTCGAATAAAACGCTTCTCATCACGGGAGGTACAGGCTCATTCGGCAATGCCGTTTTGCGTAGATTTCTGGATACGGACATCGAAGAAATCCGCGTGTTCAGCCGCGACGAGAAAAAACAAGACGACATGCGCAAGCGCTACAATAACCCGAAACTCAAATTTTATCTCGGAGATGTCCGCGACATCAATTCGATTACCGACGCCATGCGCGGTGTCGACTACGTCTTTCATGCCGCAGCTCTCAAACAGGTCCCTTCGTGCGAGTTTTACCCCATGCAGGCGGTACAGACCAACGTTATCGGAACCGAAAACGTCCTTAATTGCGCCATCGACGCCAACGTCCGCAAAGTGATCGTCCTCAGCACCGACAAGGCCGTTTACCCGATCAACGCCATGGGAATTTCCAAAGCGATGATGGAAAAGGTCGCCGTCGCCAAATCGCGAAATCTCTCGGATGAGCAGATCATGATCGCCTGCACCCGTTACGGCAACGTCATGGCTTCGCGCGGTTCAGTCATTCCCCTCTTCATCGACCAGATCCGCGAGGGGAAAGAGATCACCATTACCGATCCGGCAATGACCCGTTTTATGATGAGTCTCGATCAGGCGGTCGAATTGGTCTTGTTTGCTTTCGAACACGGTCATAACGGCGATATCTTCGTCCAAAAAGCACCCGCCGCAACGATCGAGCTGCTCGCCCGCACGCTCAAAAACCTGCTCGGCCGTCCGGATCACAAAATCAACATCATCGGAACCCGCCACGGTGAAAAGCTCTACGAAACGCTGCTGACGAAAGAAGAGATGGTCCATGCCGTCGATATGGGTGATTACTACCGTATCCCCGCCGATACCCGTGACCTCAACTACAGCAAATTCGTCGAAAACGGCGAAACGGTAGTCACTCAGGCTCACGAATACCATTCACACAACACCCACCGTCTCGATGAAACCCAGCTGCGGGAAATGCTTCTTGGACTACGCGAAATTCGGGACGACCTTAAAGCGTTCGGAGTCCTCTGA
- a CDS encoding NAD-dependent epimerase/dehydratase family protein, which yields MRVLVTGGRGFIAQNLIERLGRMEGIAIDTFVRGDSLESLHEKVANAAFVFHLAGINRPEDPSEFYTGNRDLTAEIVQAAAACGSSVPILMSSSIQAERDNDYGKSKREGEEALAVYAAQSGAPVYIYRLPNVFGKWSRPNYNTVIATWCHNITRNLPIQINDPSAEVTLVYIDDVVDHFVRHLDENGRNGVIRSDVAPVYKKTLGEIHDLLLAFRESRENLLIPNVGRGFERALYATYLSFLPTDRFSYTLGGHQDERGTFYEFIKFADSGQVSISTTAPGITRGNHYHNTKNEKFLVIKGEASIKLRQIHGGEVIEYRVSDRKMEIVEMIPGYTHDITNTGDTEMVLLLWANEIFDRDNPDTYFLKV from the coding sequence ATGCGGGTTTTGGTCACCGGAGGCCGAGGGTTTATCGCCCAAAACCTTATTGAGAGGCTCGGCAGGATGGAGGGGATCGCCATCGACACCTTCGTACGGGGCGATTCGCTCGAAAGCCTGCACGAAAAAGTGGCGAACGCGGCCTTCGTATTCCACCTCGCCGGCATCAATCGACCCGAAGATCCGAGCGAATTTTATACGGGGAACCGGGATCTGACCGCCGAAATCGTTCAGGCCGCCGCCGCATGCGGATCGTCCGTTCCGATCCTGATGAGTTCGTCAATCCAGGCCGAACGGGACAACGACTACGGCAAAAGCAAACGCGAAGGAGAAGAAGCCCTTGCCGTCTATGCCGCGCAAAGCGGTGCCCCCGTCTACATCTATCGCCTTCCCAACGTATTTGGCAAATGGTCCCGTCCCAATTACAATACCGTCATCGCGACATGGTGCCACAACATCACCCGAAATCTTCCGATACAGATCAACGATCCCTCTGCTGAAGTCACTCTCGTGTACATCGACGACGTCGTAGACCATTTTGTCCGGCATCTGGACGAAAACGGCCGTAACGGCGTCATCCGCAGCGATGTCGCACCGGTCTATAAAAAAACCCTCGGCGAAATCCATGATCTGCTCCTGGCGTTTCGGGAAAGCCGGGAAAATTTGCTGATCCCCAACGTGGGACGGGGATTTGAGCGGGCGCTGTACGCGACGTATCTGAGCTTTCTGCCGACGGACCGGTTTTCGTACACTCTGGGCGGCCATCAGGACGAGCGCGGAACGTTCTACGAATTCATCAAATTTGCCGACAGCGGTCAGGTATCCATCTCGACAACCGCTCCGGGGATCACCCGGGGAAACCACTACCACAACACGAAAAACGAAAAGTTCCTCGTCATCAAGGGCGAAGCCAGTATCAAGCTGCGCCAGATTCACGGCGGAGAGGTCATCGAGTACCGCGTCAGCGACCGGAAAATGGAGATCGTCGAGATGATCCCCGGATACACCCACGACATCACCAATACCGGCGATACGGAGATGGTATTGCTCCTGTGGGCCAACGAAATCTTCGACAGAGACAATCCCGATACCTATTTTTTGAAGGTTTGA
- the wecB gene encoding non-hydrolyzing UDP-N-acetylglucosamine 2-epimerase, which translates to MKKLKVMTVVGTRPEIIRLSAVIAKLESSESIEHILVHTGQNYDYELNEVFFNDFGIRKPDYFLNAAGANATETVGKILINVDPVLESENPDAFLVLGDTNSCLCAIPAKKRKIPIFHMEAGNRCFDQRVPEETNRKIVDHVSDINLTYSDIAREYLLREGMSPDRVIKTGSPMFEVIHSKLDEIHASKALETMGLKHGEYFIVSAHREENINSDENFFALVDSLNAVAEKYAMPIIVSTHPRTRNRIEQTGVRFDERIKLMKPMGFIDYVKLQIDAKAVLSDSGTISEESSILNFPALNIREAHERPEAMEEASVMMVGLSKERILQALAILETQKRGGERTLRPVGDYSMPNVSDKVLRIILSYTDYINRVVWQKHL; encoded by the coding sequence ATGAAAAAACTAAAAGTTATGACCGTCGTAGGGACGCGTCCCGAAATCATCCGCCTTTCGGCCGTGATCGCCAAACTGGAATCGTCCGAAAGCATCGAACACATACTCGTACATACGGGGCAAAATTACGATTACGAGCTGAACGAAGTTTTTTTTAACGATTTCGGCATCCGCAAACCCGACTATTTTCTAAATGCTGCGGGAGCGAACGCCACCGAAACGGTGGGGAAAATTCTGATCAACGTCGATCCCGTCTTGGAAAGTGAAAACCCCGACGCCTTTTTGGTTTTGGGAGACACCAACAGCTGTCTATGCGCGATCCCGGCCAAAAAAAGAAAAATTCCGATTTTCCACATGGAGGCGGGAAACCGCTGCTTCGACCAGCGCGTCCCCGAAGAGACCAACCGTAAAATCGTCGACCATGTCAGCGACATCAACCTCACCTACAGCGACATCGCCCGCGAATACCTCCTGCGCGAGGGAATGAGCCCCGACCGGGTGATCAAAACGGGCAGTCCCATGTTCGAGGTTATCCATTCAAAACTCGACGAAATTCACGCGTCGAAAGCGCTTGAGACGATGGGGTTGAAACACGGCGAATATTTCATCGTTTCGGCCCACCGCGAAGAGAACATCAATTCGGACGAAAACTTTTTTGCTCTGGTCGATTCGCTCAATGCGGTGGCGGAAAAATACGCCATGCCGATCATCGTGTCCACCCACCCCAGAACACGCAACCGCATCGAGCAAACGGGGGTGCGGTTCGACGAACGAATCAAACTGATGAAACCGATGGGATTTATCGACTACGTCAAACTCCAGATCGACGCCAAAGCGGTCCTCTCCGACAGCGGGACGATTTCCGAAGAATCCTCAATCCTCAATTTCCCGGCACTCAATATCCGCGAAGCGCACGAAAGACCCGAAGCGATGGAAGAAGCATCGGTGATGATGGTAGGATTGTCCAAAGAGAGAATTCTGCAGGCTCTTGCCATACTCGAAACCCAAAAACGCGGCGGTGAACGCACTCTGCGTCCCGTCGGCGATTATTCGATGCCCAATGTCTCGGACAAAGTGCTGCGTATTATCCTCTCGTATACGGACTATATCAATCGCGTCGTCTGGCAAAAACATCTTTAA
- a CDS encoding glycosyltransferase family 4 protein, with protein sequence MKICLIVDDYMPDSIKVAAKMMHELACEFLALGHDVTVITPSANLNRPYDLSVLDGVRVWRFKSGEIKNVGKIKRAINETLLSYRAWQNLKPLFRQNRHDLIVYYSPTIFWGSLVGRLKTLWNAPAYLVLRDFFPQWAIDQGLIRSGSAIEKYFRIFEAKNYSSADRIGVMSQKNLEWFNAVSDVSAPVEVLHNWAADIPVNASGKFRKSLKLEDKIIYFYGGNIGHAQDMMNIVRLARNMLNEPKAHFLIVGAGDEFDLVNNSIDRLHLTNMTLLPPVSQDVYKEMLAEIDIGLFSLHGDHTTHNFPGKLLGYMVQEKPILGSINAGNDVQNVVETAGAGLISLNGDDETFLANAIRLLHDPAFRHQTGQLGKQLLEKSFSVQSAAGKILSFYHDK encoded by the coding sequence ATGAAAATCTGTCTGATTGTCGACGACTACATGCCCGACAGCATCAAAGTCGCGGCCAAAATGATGCACGAACTCGCCTGCGAATTTCTCGCCCTGGGACACGATGTGACCGTGATCACCCCCTCGGCAAATCTGAATCGCCCATACGATCTTTCAGTACTCGACGGCGTTAGGGTCTGGCGCTTTAAAAGCGGTGAAATTAAAAATGTGGGCAAAATCAAAAGAGCGATCAACGAAACGCTGCTCTCTTACCGCGCATGGCAAAACCTCAAACCCCTGTTCCGGCAAAACCGGCACGATCTCATCGTCTATTATTCTCCTACTATTTTCTGGGGCAGCCTCGTCGGCCGCCTCAAAACACTCTGGAATGCCCCTGCCTATCTTGTCCTACGCGATTTTTTCCCCCAATGGGCGATTGATCAGGGCCTGATACGCTCCGGGTCCGCTATCGAAAAATACTTCCGCATATTCGAAGCCAAAAATTATTCGTCGGCCGACCGCATCGGCGTGATGTCCCAAAAAAATCTTGAATGGTTTAATGCCGTCTCGGATGTTTCGGCACCCGTCGAAGTATTGCATAACTGGGCTGCCGACATACCGGTCAACGCATCAGGGAAATTTCGAAAGTCCTTGAAACTTGAGGATAAAATCATCTATTTCTACGGCGGCAATATCGGTCATGCACAAGACATGATGAACATCGTCCGGCTGGCCCGGAACATGCTGAACGAACCAAAAGCCCACTTTTTGATTGTCGGAGCGGGAGACGAATTCGATCTTGTCAACAATTCGATCGATCGTCTGCATTTAACCAATATGACCCTTCTCCCTCCTGTTTCCCAGGACGTTTACAAAGAGATGCTAGCCGAAATCGACATCGGCCTTTTCAGCCTCCACGGGGACCACACCACCCATAATTTTCCGGGTAAACTGCTGGGATATATGGTTCAGGAGAAACCGATACTCGGCAGTATCAATGCAGGGAATGATGTTCAAAACGTGGTTGAAACGGCCGGAGCGGGCCTCATATCGCTCAACGGGGATGACGAAACGTTTTTAGCCAATGCGATTCGGCTATTGCATGATCCGGCGTTCCGGCATCAAACCGGGCAACTTGGAAAACAGTTGCTGGAAAAATCGTTTTCGGTACAATCCGCCGCAGGGAAAATACTATCCTTCTATCACGATAAGTGA
- a CDS encoding glycosyltransferase family 4 protein encodes MNNIIFISKLIVIFLATFFFIKLIIRHASSVGLVDVPNHRSAHRHITPRGAGIGMVFGIMVSDVLFMNTVVLDHFFSFLAIFLVFIVGVLDDHRDTTPKIKFYVIFAAVLLLAFDGMSIHSLGRLFGYDMELGWFAIPFTMFAVAGFTNALNLSDGLDGLAGLLSIIILSTLCVIGYEHRDLFIVSTSVSFIAAIAAFMWFNWNPAKIFMGDSGSLTLGFAISVLSIKALDYINPISVLFIAAIPILDTLIVMIRRKHNGHSMFAPDKLHIHHILLRFFNGNVRKTVVLIALLQLGFSIVGIAFSEAAQQRYLLVLFVINAAAFYLLLNGMLVRQNKFAYYRKKRRKNHLS; translated from the coding sequence TTGAACAATATAATTTTTATAAGCAAGCTTATCGTCATTTTCCTGGCGACGTTTTTCTTTATCAAACTGATTATCCGACATGCTTCGTCGGTAGGACTGGTTGATGTTCCGAACCATCGAAGCGCACACCGCCATATTACTCCCCGGGGGGCCGGTATCGGCATGGTCTTCGGAATCATGGTGTCGGACGTCCTTTTTATGAACACGGTAGTGCTGGACCATTTTTTCAGCTTTCTGGCCATATTCCTCGTGTTTATCGTAGGCGTGCTCGACGATCACAGGGATACGACCCCGAAAATCAAATTTTATGTCATCTTTGCCGCGGTGTTGTTGCTGGCGTTTGATGGAATGAGCATCCATTCTCTGGGGCGTCTTTTCGGTTATGATATGGAGCTTGGATGGTTTGCGATACCTTTTACGATGTTTGCCGTCGCCGGTTTTACGAATGCCCTGAACCTTTCCGACGGACTTGACGGACTGGCGGGACTGCTTAGCATCATCATACTCTCCACCTTGTGCGTTATCGGGTACGAACATCGCGATCTTTTTATCGTATCGACCTCGGTGTCGTTTATCGCTGCCATTGCGGCCTTTATGTGGTTTAACTGGAACCCGGCGAAAATTTTTATGGGGGACAGCGGATCATTGACGCTGGGATTTGCCATATCGGTTCTGAGCATCAAGGCATTGGATTACATCAATCCGATTTCGGTGCTGTTTATCGCAGCGATCCCCATTTTGGATACATTGATCGTGATGATCCGCCGAAAGCACAACGGCCATTCGATGTTCGCCCCGGACAAGCTGCATATTCATCATATTCTGCTGAGATTTTTTAACGGAAATGTCCGGAAAACGGTTGTCCTGATCGCATTGTTGCAACTGGGTTTTTCAATCGTGGGTATCGCATTTTCCGAAGCGGCCCAGCAACGTTATCTTCTCGTATTGTTCGTGATCAATGCCGCCGCATTTTATTTACTGCTCAACGGGATGCTGGTGCGGCAGAATAAATTTGCTTATTATCGGAAAAAGCGGCGTAAAAATCACTTATCGTGA
- a CDS encoding Wzz/FepE/Etk N-terminal domain-containing protein has translation MNDTQTISAHNEEIDLYRLWTTLVKRKIMIVSVTFFSTLLAGMHVWNATPVYTGSALVEVGEVVSNAQIIGDKQIVQNTTTVFKLDDNLNNLKEITTQATGVSVSIPNGSSSIILLSAESSDSADIKPKLENAVRFIVNRHKEKALLYENDSSKIRMSTLVGEIHVGNEPIKPKKQMTIVLGLIGGFMLAVFLAFTLEFFQRNRKPRD, from the coding sequence ATGAACGACACACAGACTATTTCGGCTCATAATGAAGAAATTGACCTCTACAGATTGTGGACGACTTTAGTCAAACGCAAAATAATGATTGTCTCGGTCACTTTCTTCTCGACTCTTCTCGCCGGAATGCATGTGTGGAATGCCACTCCCGTTTACACCGGAAGTGCTCTTGTCGAAGTTGGCGAGGTCGTCAGCAATGCTCAAATTATCGGGGACAAGCAGATCGTACAAAACACAACCACGGTTTTTAAACTCGATGACAATCTCAACAACCTAAAAGAAATCACCACTCAGGCCACTGGTGTTTCCGTCAGCATTCCCAACGGCAGCAGCAGCATCATCCTGCTCTCAGCGGAAAGCAGCGATTCTGCCGATATCAAGCCTAAACTTGAAAATGCCGTCCGGTTTATTGTCAACCGGCACAAAGAGAAGGCTCTTTTGTATGAAAATGACTCTTCCAAAATACGGATGAGTACTCTGGTCGGAGAGATCCACGTCGGCAACGAACCGATCAAACCAAAAAAACAGATGACAATCGTTCTTGGATTGATCGGCGGATTTATGCTCGCGGTCTTTCTCGCATTCACCCTCGAATTCTTTCAAAGAAATCGCAAACCTCGCGATTGA
- a CDS encoding glycosyltransferase family 2 protein, protein MNVSAVMIVKNGARTIRRSLESLREFDDVVVYDNGSTDGTQNIAREFPNVRLIEGEFDGFGTTKNRAASFAVHEWILIIDSDEVVDEELLRALKTKPLDPRTIYIVNFLAYYKEIQIRHCGWNNQKIRRLYNKSVTRFNDNAVHENIIDEGMKKENIEGNMKHYSYMSISDFIVKVDRYSTLFAQGNVGKRFPTPAKAFFNGLYSFFRTYVLKRGFLDGYAGLVIAFSHMATNFYKYIKLYEMNREGSQRSE, encoded by the coding sequence ATGAACGTATCGGCGGTGATGATAGTCAAAAACGGGGCGCGGACGATCCGAAGGTCGCTTGAAAGCCTGCGCGAGTTCGACGATGTCGTCGTTTATGACAACGGTTCGACTGACGGGACGCAGAACATCGCGCGCGAGTTCCCGAACGTCCGCCTCATCGAAGGGGAATTCGACGGGTTTGGGACAACGAAAAACCGTGCCGCGTCCTTTGCCGTTCACGAATGGATCCTCATCATCGACAGCGACGAAGTGGTCGACGAAGAACTTCTGCGTGCGCTTAAAACCAAGCCGCTCGATCCGCGAACGATCTACATCGTCAATTTCCTGGCCTATTACAAAGAGATCCAGATCCGTCACTGCGGTTGGAACAACCAGAAAATCCGCCGTCTCTACAACAAAAGTGTCACCCGTTTCAACGACAACGCGGTGCATGAGAACATTATCGACGAGGGGATGAAAAAAGAGAACATCGAGGGGAATATGAAGCACTACAGCTACATGAGCATCTCCGATTTCATCGTGAAAGTGGACCGCTATTCCACCCTTTTTGCGCAAGGTAACGTCGGCAAAAGATTTCCGACCCCCGCCAAGGCGTTTTTCAACGGCCTTTACTCGTTTTTCCGCACCTATGTTCTCAAACGGGGATTCCTGGACGGGTATGCCGGACTCGTCATCGCTTTTTCGCACATGGCGACCAACTTTTACAAATACATCAAACTATATGAGATGAACCGCGAAGGTTCACAAAGAAGCGAATAA
- a CDS encoding polysaccharide deacetylase family protein: MLRVVMYHHINSDDLPLSNTDAMMEAHLRQVAEHYTSVFPGEEAADAICLTFDDAYYDFYHYVFPLLKRYGLKALLAVPAAYILDDTDVAPHERLSLKHREIYEGENYRTHAPFCTYAELREMIRSGHVAVASHSMNHVNLAEPGVDLGEEIAGSKRLLEEKLGCRIDSFVLPFGKYNRDAVAMAKAHYSYVFRIGNAFNPSWEGIGGLIYRIKGDGLRKPGELFAPWKQLAFGLKTLVKTLKGER, from the coding sequence ATGCTGCGGGTCGTCATGTATCATCACATCAACAGCGACGACCTTCCTCTCTCGAACACCGATGCGATGATGGAAGCGCATCTGCGCCAGGTGGCCGAGCACTACACCTCCGTTTTCCCGGGGGAGGAAGCCGCCGACGCCATTTGTCTGACGTTCGACGACGCGTATTACGATTTTTACCATTATGTTTTCCCCCTCCTCAAACGTTACGGCCTCAAAGCGCTCCTTGCCGTGCCGGCCGCGTATATTCTCGATGATACCGACGTCGCTCCCCACGAACGCCTTTCACTCAAGCACCGCGAGATTTACGAAGGGGAGAATTATCGCACCCACGCGCCGTTTTGCACCTATGCCGAACTGCGCGAAATGATCCGAAGCGGTCATGTTGCCGTAGCGTCTCATTCGATGAATCACGTCAATCTGGCCGAGCCGGGAGTCGATCTTGGCGAAGAGATCGCCGGTTCCAAACGGCTCCTCGAAGAGAAACTGGGATGCCGGATCGATTCGTTCGTGCTGCCGTTTGGGAAATACAACCGCGATGCCGTTGCGATGGCAAAAGCGCATTACTCTTATGTTTTCAGGATCGGCAACGCCTTCAACCCTTCGTGGGAAGGGATCGGCGGATTGATCTACCGTATCAAAGGGGACGGGCTGAGAAAACCCGGCGAGTTGTTTGCACCATGGAAACAACTCGCTTTTGGACTGAAAACACTTGTTAAAACGCTCAAAGGAGAGAGATGA
- a CDS encoding lipopolysaccharide kinase InaA family protein produces the protein MRARYEYRSEYAFFKPSFEAIREIFHADTHTIHKARNELKTIDLGGLKTVVKSFKVPHLFNRIVYTFFRKSKAYKSYHNALKLIDLSISTPAPVALIEFFESGLLGESYFIAECFEYDFTIRTPLLEPTDEREEIFRAFAAYTCDLHRKGVWHLDYSPGNILVKRTVEGYAFAIVDINRMEFRDSIAPLEGCENFNKLWASDADLEIMGREYARLCGMDEALIVSEMQRHNNANKRSKNFKKRIKALLRGDFSTPA, from the coding sequence ATGCGCGCCCGTTACGAATACCGATCCGAATACGCATTTTTCAAACCGTCGTTCGAAGCGATACGCGAAATATTCCATGCCGATACCCATACGATCCACAAAGCCCGCAACGAACTCAAAACCATCGATCTCGGAGGCCTTAAAACCGTCGTTAAATCGTTCAAGGTTCCCCACCTGTTCAACCGGATCGTCTATACTTTTTTTCGCAAAAGCAAAGCGTACAAATCCTACCATAACGCCCTGAAACTGATCGATCTTTCGATCTCAACGCCCGCGCCCGTAGCGCTAATCGAATTTTTCGAATCAGGTCTGCTGGGAGAGAGCTATTTCATTGCGGAATGCTTTGAATACGATTTCACGATCCGTACCCCGCTGCTTGAGCCCACAGACGAGCGCGAAGAAATCTTTAGAGCATTCGCCGCCTACACCTGCGACCTCCATCGCAAAGGGGTATGGCACCTCGATTACTCGCCCGGAAACATTCTCGTCAAACGGACCGTAGAAGGGTATGCGTTTGCCATCGTCGATATCAACCGGATGGAGTTTCGTGATTCGATCGCTCCGCTGGAAGGGTGTGAAAATTTCAACAAACTGTGGGCATCCGATGCGGATTTAGAGATCATGGGGCGCGAATACGCACGGCTGTGTGGGATGGACGAAGCGCTGATCGTTTCGGAGATGCAACGGCACAACAATGCCAACAAACGCTCCAAAAACTTCAAAAAACGGATTAAAGCCCTGCTTCGAGGCGACTTTTCAACTCCCGCTTGA